A single genomic interval of uncultured Sphaerochaeta sp. harbors:
- a CDS encoding autoinducer 2 ABC transporter substrate-binding protein, translating to MKKFLAFVLVVLLLGPALFAAGQAEKESGYEIVVVPKDASNPWFVRMKVGVDEYAKETGLNVYQRGTPQIDATLQAQLVQDLIAQGVDAICVVPVDLESLEPVLAQARDAGIVVIAHEGADLENVDYDIEAFSNAGYGAFIMDNLAEAMGGEGLYTTMVASLTNGSHNEWANAGVAHQKATYPKMKLLEDEPRVESNDNGDVAYNVSKELFKKYPDLKGVMGTSSYDAPGVARAIQELGLVDKAFTSGTGMPLDNAELLESGVVKSLTLWDPALAGKAMISLAVKVLDGEKITAPVDLGVEGYTNLQFREGSKTVLEGEGWIVINADNVYDFGF from the coding sequence AGCTCTGTTTGCTGCAGGACAAGCAGAAAAGGAATCAGGCTATGAGATTGTAGTAGTACCTAAGGATGCTTCAAACCCATGGTTCGTACGAATGAAAGTCGGGGTAGATGAGTATGCAAAGGAAACCGGCTTGAATGTATATCAGAGAGGAACTCCCCAGATCGATGCAACATTGCAGGCCCAGTTGGTACAAGACCTGATTGCACAGGGAGTGGATGCTATCTGCGTTGTTCCTGTAGACCTTGAATCCTTGGAACCGGTGCTTGCTCAAGCACGAGATGCAGGGATTGTGGTAATTGCACACGAAGGTGCTGATCTTGAAAATGTAGATTACGATATCGAAGCTTTCAGCAACGCTGGGTATGGTGCCTTTATCATGGACAACCTTGCAGAGGCAATGGGCGGAGAAGGACTGTATACCACCATGGTTGCATCCCTTACCAATGGATCCCACAATGAATGGGCAAACGCTGGTGTCGCTCATCAGAAAGCCACCTATCCCAAGATGAAACTTCTGGAAGATGAACCCAGAGTTGAATCAAACGATAACGGTGATGTTGCTTACAATGTGTCCAAAGAGCTCTTCAAGAAGTATCCCGATCTGAAAGGAGTAATGGGAACCTCTTCTTATGATGCTCCGGGTGTTGCCCGAGCCATCCAGGAATTGGGTCTGGTTGACAAGGCATTTACATCCGGTACCGGTATGCCTCTTGATAACGCTGAACTACTTGAAAGCGGCGTCGTCAAGTCTCTTACCCTCTGGGACCCTGCCCTCGCAGGAAAAGCTATGATTTCTCTTGCTGTCAAGGTATTGGACGGTGAGAAAATCACGGCTCCAGTGGATCTTGGTGTGGAAGGATACACCAACCTTCAGTTCAGAGAAGGAAGCAAAACCGTTCTTGAAGGAGAAGGCTGGATCGTTATCAATGCTGACAATGTCTATGACTTCGGTTTCTAA